The Malaclemys terrapin pileata isolate rMalTer1 chromosome 7, rMalTer1.hap1, whole genome shotgun sequence nucleotide sequence TTCACTCTGGGATGGTTAATACAGGTCTCTGGATGGTGCGAGTGGGGCAGGAGGAAGAAGAGCGGAGTGGGGAACACAGGAACAAGAAGCGTGGAGTGTTGGATGAAAGCGATCTATGGGGGGCTCGGGAGTGGCAAGTGGAAAAGAGGCCATTGCTCCAACTTGGTCTTTGCTAGGAAAATGGGAGTCTCAGGGATAGAGTCACTCAGTACTGGCAGACTGAGCTTGTGGGAGAGCCCATGCCTCAGCTGCACTAGCACTGCCCCAAGTTAAGAGTCCCTTTTTCCCCCTAATGGGGAGGGGCTTCTTGGAATAAGACCACTCCAACAGCACCCCGGCACCAGTGGCAGTGCCATAGAGAGCCCTTCCATTCAAGAGCCCTGAAGACTCCCAAAGTGCACATGCTGGGGCAAGGGATCATTCCCCAGCGCCCTGCAGGACAGACAGCACTCACCTCTGGGATGGGTGAATTGAGGCCCGGGATCTTCAGGTTAGGGTAGGAGGGAGGTGGGCCATAGCGCTGCATGGCGATCAGCCACGGGGGTGGCACTTTGTGGGCATTCTGGAACCAGTAGAGACATGGTGTTAGCCAATAGGACAGACTTGCTTGCCCAGCCCTGGCTAACCAGCCCCCAGGACCATCAGCAGAAGGGAGGGACTGAAAACCTCATCTCTCACTCACAGgcacccctcagtcccaacctacagccccctgctatctaCCTTCCCACCACCATAGCTCCGCCAGTGCCCTGCAATCCCACCTAGAGCTGCTCTGCTGTTCTAGCCCTGAAGTGCCCAGCCATGCAGTGGCCATGACTAGCTGCCTCCCAAAGGCTGGCTGTAGGGTCAGCAGGTGAGGGTCACACCAGCTACCCTTGTCTGACAGGCAGCTTCCAAGAGCACTTACCGGGCCAACGGGCATCCCCAAGGCAATGCGCAGCTCGTCTGACAGGTCCCCTGGCTTCTTTTCTTTCAGCCGTGTCTCAAACTCCTTGCCCTGGTGGAGAAGAGAGCCTTGAGGTCAGAGGAATCGTGAGGGGGTGCCCCAATGCTAATGGGCTCTGGCAGCACCCAACATGGGCTGATCACAGCCTAGCACCCAGCTGGGGAGAGGCTCCCAGCAACCAGAAACCCAGGGTCAGAGAGAGCCAGGCCAGGATAGGTTTTCCTTCCCAGCCCACAATCCTCATCTGTCTGCCAGAGATGGAGACTGCCCTCCTGAGTCACAGCCTGGGGCACGCCCTGGGCCCAGACCCCAGCCGGAGCCACTGCCCCATCTGAGGGGTTCCCATAGGGACAGGGCTTCCCCGGGCCCCACACCCACCTCGTAGTAGAGGTCTCCATGGATGGTGAGCTTGGGCTTGGTCTGCCACTTGAAGAAAGCGTCGTGCAGCTTCTGGTAGTCAATATCGATCTTGCCCATCTTGGGGCGAACCTTCTCCCGCATCTTTGACTTCATAGTCTTCTGCTCCTCCTaggggggtgggagaaaggagactGTGAGCATGCCTCAACCACGCCATGGGCCCCCTCCAGCTGCAGGGACAGACAGTGCCACCAAACAGCCTCCTTCcaccccctgcagggcccaggatGTAAACCCCTCTCCAGGAGGCAGACCTGACCTACCaacaggggggagggagtgaggggcaggtGGCACAGAAATATGGCGCTGGATAACAGGACCAAGTCTTGCAGTCATCCCAGGGAGGGAATATAGCACCAGTCCCTTCAAGTCACCACACAGCAACCCAGATCAAAGGAGTTGAGAGTAGGGACTGTTTATACATGGATCCCTCAACTGGCACCgagatgcagctacctctggagtGTGGTGCACGTGTGGGTACCTTTTCCTGTAGCGCCTCTCGCATCTCCTGGATGCCCGTGCGCTTGATGAAGTCAGGCAGCTCGAAAGGCGGCTTCTCAATGCCCCGCTTGCCCTGCAAGTACTTGCGCTTGAAGCACCAGTGCCGGGGCACTGGCACGGAGTTGCGGGTGGCCTTGAGATGAACCAACAGCTTGGGGTCCTGGGCTGTCACATCATGCATCTCCACCACATCCGGGCGCGCCACAAGCTGGGGACAGGACAGCACAGGCTTAACCCTCCAGTGCCAGAGTTTGCCGCCCTCCCATTATCTGTACCCCAGGCCAACAGCTTAACCTTTAGAGCACCAGAaacttctctcttccctccccccattcccagccactgCATCCGATTCCCCCTGCTCCATCAGCCGCATCCCAGCCAGACAGCAGAGGACGAAGAGTCCCAACGGGACCCAAGGCAAGTTCATCCTGGGAGACCCCTTGGTGGTACCGTGTCCCCTGCAAGAAAAAGCACGGCCCAACACCCAGCTGGGTCAGTTTCACTCTTGCTGCCTAAATAGTGCCAACCCCACTTGCCAAGCTGGGCCATGAGCCCAGAGGGCACCAACCCCACTGCAGAGTCCCCTGTGCCCTGAACCAggggctgagaggggaggggCCGTTCAGTCCCATCCCTCCCTACAGCATCCTGAACAAGGCCAGCTCTGTTCCCCAGGGGGTGCCCCTTCAGAGAAGCTGTGACACAGACACCCACATGGCACTGGGGGTGACTGACTGACCGACCATCTCACCTGTTTGAGCTCTGCCACCGTGAAACGATTCATGCGTCTCAGCTTCTTCTTGGACAGTTTTGGGGCCTCAGGTTTCTTCTCCTAgacccaagaaaaaaaaaaaacacaataggCTCATCCAGCCCAAGTCCCCCACACCACTTCCACCAGATCAGACCAATGGACCCAGTAGCCCCCCCCCACACGCTAATACTGGCCAGTGCAAGATGCAGATGAAGAATCTCCCACTCCCAATaaagcacctccctgcagcactggCCCAGCTTTGTAGCCTTGAGGCCACGGCACCAACTGGGGTCACTGCAGATCCCAGCCTAATTGATCCCTAGCAatacctgcccctgcccccaagtctctcctgagctctgggacattgtggtggcagggagttccactggCTAgctgcctggccccgcccccagcccaccTGTTCATCATCGGAACTGTCATCGTCGCTGCCCTTCCGGTCCTCCTCGAAGCCCTTCTTCTTGGGTGCGGCTGCGTTCTCTGGCTTGTCTGCCTTGTCGGGCTCCTTCTCTTTATCTTTCTTTACATCATCCGTCAGCTGTGGGGGTAAGGGAGGGTCAGAGGGCTGGAGACTCCATCCCCAGGGAGGAGACACTGACTGGAGGGGGATTTAAGCAGGAGTGCATGAGCCTGAGCAATTGTCCCccaaggagcagctgggagccccacaGCGGGGTAAGGCACAAGACTTAGGGGATAGCGTGAAGGATGTTCCTTTCCCATCTCCTCAGAGGAGCTAGCAGAACCCCTAAGAGAACAAATGGGGGATACAGGCCACGTGGGGGTGCTCCTGCCCTGGGGAATGAAGATCTGCAAGCCAGGCCCTTACGTAAGAGGAGGGACTTCTGAACTATGGAGGGGAAGTTCCCCCTCCTCTCACCACCACCTAGGGGTCAGCCAAGGCTCCCAACTCAGGAGCAGGCATGAGAACCCAGCTTGTGCCCCTCCCAGGCTGCAGGGAACATGATGCTGGAGGGCAGACACTGATCTGTAGCCTGATGAGGCAGGAAGCACTGCCCCCAGAGCCATGGCAGATGGAGCTTGCAGCTATTTCCCCTGCCCAATTGCAAACAGGTCACCACAGGATTTAGGGCTCAGTGCAGCCCGTAAGTCTCCCCATGCCCCACTCAAGAGAAGGGTCTCAAAGAGCTAGGGATAgtactcaggagtcctgacttccagccccactgccctaaccactagatcccactgccctcccaggagtcctggcacccttctatgctctaaccactagaccccactcctcggCCAGATGCCAGCACTTTAACCACTAGAGGCTCCTTTACCTGTGTAGCGCCAAAACCCCAGGGCTGCACCCTGAGCCTGGCTCACCTTGAAGGCATCAAAGATCCTCTTGAAGAAGATGAAGTTGGGGTCATAGATCTCCGGCTCCTCAGTGACATACTCAATCTCCACCACTGATTCGGTGTCTTTGGGCTCAGTACGTTGAGACTCTTTCTCCCCTTTGCCCTCTGTGCCCTGTGCTGCCACACgtgccttcttcttcttcttccggTTACGGCGCTTACGGTTCCTCTGCCGAGAGAAGTGTGTTAACTATAGGTCCCGCCCCTGGTGCtcagatgcggccacctctggggtagagcgggggggaggggctgttaaTACAGGGAACCCTccccagcgctgagatgcagtCACACTCCATCCTGTAAGTGGCAGCTCTTCAACTGCACGTGACAGCACTGCACCATATATGGCAGACATGAAGAATTCTGGAGGAATTTATGGTGACAGCATGAAATGATCCTGACAGTCATCTTGCAGGATGCTGGGCTCAGCACAGCAGCTCATGAGACTTGCCACACATGGCCAAGGCCTCAGCTTTATGTGGCAGTTCCCAGCTGCTGTGAAGTGTTTCCAAGCTAGAGCCCCCTGAATGCAAAGGGAAAGATCTCCCACCTCCTTTCACCCCTAGCATCCCTGTTGCAGGGAGGTTCTTGTGAGTTTCACATGCCACTCAGAGTCAATTtcactcccccatccctccccacactggGAGCCAGGGAAGATTCAAACGCCCTAATTGGAAACATGGTTCATAGGAATCTATTACATTCCAAGCCAATGTTTTCAGCCTCAACATCAAGGCCTGTGCTCAGCTGATGTGGTCACTTTAAATCTACCTGTCGCTAGCCAGGCTGAGGTTAGACTAGGGGGAAGTGCCCATCTCAGCATCTCACAGAGCTCTCTGCTCCTGAAGATAGACAAGCCTCATTCAACGGAAGGGAAAACCGAAGCAGAGTGAGATGAAGGGGTTGACCAGACCTTACACAGCAAGCCAACGACagactgggaatagaacccaggagtcctggcacccagctTCCCCCCTCTAAGCCACTTGACAAGCTGGGGACTAATGTGTGGCACACAGCCTGCTCACCTCTTTCTTTGACAGAGCCATGTCCTCCTCGGTCTCTGAAGCAGAGATACTGATCAAGGTCTTCAAATCAGTCTCCATATCGTCATCTACTGAAATACATGGAAATCAGCAAGGGGGAGGCGGGGTCAGTGTCAGACGCActgcagcaagctctgggggaagagaaggaggagacagccctgccaacccctcaGATCTGCCTGCTGGGCGCAGGAGTGACCAACCACATTACAAGAGAGGGCAATTCTCCTGTGCTCCCCATAGACACATGTCAACCAGCCCCCATTTGTCCCAGTGCACGAGTTGGCTTAGTGGGGGTTGCAGCATATAGAAAGAACACAACCCAGGCGGGTTAGTTGCCTCTGCTTTGTGGGGAGCATTACCAAGGGACAGGAGATGGGTGCCAGCAAATCCTGTCTTCTGGGGTACGGACACTGCAGAGAGAGGTTAACTGGGGTGTGCCTGGAAGGAACGATTCCCCCGGCCTTCAAACAGCACCCAGCTCTTGGGCAAGTCCCAACTGCAGTCACCAATGCCAGGGCACAACCAAAaagcagggcaggggaagcaAGAGGATTTAGAATGATGGGACACAGATCACTGGCATGCAATTCCCAGCTCTAACCTCTAGGCCCTACTCCCGCACGAGCCAGaagtagaatccaggagtcctgactcccagttgccCACCAGCTCTAACACACTAgactctcctccccacccagagctgggggtagaaCCCATGTGTCCATCCTGATCCTGCAGAGCTCCTGCCCTTGCTCcctacagcacctcctgctaGGAAGAGGCCAGGGCTCCgcctgcagcctgagctcctgccccaaacCACACAGGAACAGAATGGAAGGAGCCTGTTACCTGTGGTGCCAGGCACGGTTATGAGCTCCTCCTGCCGGATCTCCTTGAGTTGCAGGATCTTCTCCAGGGCCTGAGGGATCTTGGGGCCAATGGTGGAATCATCGGTCTACAAACAGAGGCGACCACTAAGCAGGGGGATGCACCACAACAGAACCCACAGGCTGGCTTGGACAGGaataacccaggagtcctggctcctagcaccccaactagaccccattcccctcccagagccaggtacagaacccaccgtgggggggggggggaggggggaggagagagagagagaggaattctCCTCTCTACCTCCAACACGTCTCAGAAAGCTGCCCCACCTGCAACAGGCCACCCTCCAGCCACCACCTTCTGCATCCTTACCTCTCGGCCTTCTTCCCCAGGTGGCGGCGGTGGCCCTCGCGGCCTTGGGCCAGGGGGACCAATAGGAACTCCAGGCAGCGGCGGTCCCACAGGAGCACTACCTAGATGGGcaggagagacacacacaaaggGGTGAGTCCCCATAAGGAATGGATCTAAAGTAACCAGCTCCCTGTTGCTTCCTGACACCCTACTTCCAAAGCAGAGGCAGCAGCCAGGgactggatcagagccagagcCTGCTAGAGGCGAAAGATCGCAGATTCCATAGCCCAGTTGGGGAAATCTCACCTCGTGGCACCATTGGGGGCCTTGGTCCTATAGGTCGGACAGGCCCCACATCCAGAGGGGGTCTGGGCACAGGGGGGGCCAGCTTGGCCATCTCTTTCTGTCGCTCCTGTTCCAGTAAGACTGCAGCCTGAGAGAAGGAGAACATACGGAGGGGTCACTGATGGGTGGGAGCTGAAAAtcagcagccctgctccccacccagccttccccacaggatgtctgtggcaggatggggtgggagagGCAACACCCCTGCCATGCATGAGTGTTGGATGCTTGCTCCATAATCATGGAGAGGGATGCCAGGAAACATGAGGCCATGAGCCCTCTGGTGGTGGAGATATCAGGTCAGATAGGGCCACTGGTGACAGAGGGGGCAGATTCTGGAATCGAAGGGCCCACTGGAGCTGGAGATTTGTGGGGAGAGAGCAGATTTGTGGCTGGGGGGTGGTGCTGGATAGGGCCACTGGCACTGAAGGTTATTGGGGGAGActgtaggccaggggtgggcaaactttttggcccaagggccacatcggggttgcgcaactgtatggagggccaggtaggaaaggctgtgcctccccaaacagccaggcccccaccccccatccgccctctcccacttcccacctcaactgcctccctcagaaccccccacccatccaaccccccgctccctgactgccctcccgacccttatccacacccccgccagATCCCCCAGGACTCcgactcccaaccctccctgtttaccatcccctgaccgcccccacagaacctccgccccatccaaccaccccctcctccctgaccgccccccaggacctctgctcccttaccagcagcaggagctcgcagccgcgacacccagccagagccagctgagctccccacactgcccagcgGGAGCGATGGGCCAGAGTGCGGCCCGCATGGCTGagagaggggggacagcaggggaagggccggggactaggctccccggccgggagctcaggggccagacaGGTGGCAAGTGGCACCCATCCCCTGCCTGCTCAGGGCTTTGGGAAGGGTCAGCAATCTGGGAATGGGTCAGCAGGGGTGTGCGGaacttggcgggggggggggggggggagggggacagacagaGAGCTGAATGGATCGCAACATCTGTTCTCTGCCAGGACTGCAATTGGGTCCAATTCAGTTCAATATCAGAGAGGAGAGAGCGGTGTCTCTTCTGCAACTTGAGGGGGGAAGGAACCAGATCAGGCTCCTTCAGGCCCAGATGCGACATACAGACCCCACTGCTCTGCTACCTGGTCGGTTTCTCCCACGTGTCTTTCCCTATCCCCTGGCTATGGGCAGACAGAACAGATTGCACAAGCTAGAATTTAAAGGTGAACTTTCCCTCACCCAGCATTGAGGAACAGTTGCCTCCGAAGTGGGGCATGGGGCTATACAGGGATCCTTCCTCTAGTGCTGAGATGTGGCCACCTCTGGGGAGAGGCACAGAGGCTGCTCAGCATTAGCACTTCACAGTGGTTTAGGGCAGGATGTGAAGAAGCAGATACACAACTCAAATTGCATTTGGGAAGGGGGGATTGGAGGAGACCAAATGGCCAGGACCCCAGGATTAAAAAGCCCAGACTCTAGGCAAACAAAGTGGTTGAATCTTCATTGTATGTCATCTGGCAGATACACTGCAGCACAGGGCTAACCACACTGGGGCATTTGGGTCGGCactcactgccaggggagaggGCCCCTACAGATCCCTGCAGCATAGCACCGCCTCACACCACACCGGGGTCAGCACTGACAGACAGGGAAGAGCACGAAGGCTGAACCCCTACAGCACAGCATCCCTTAGTGCCACCCTGGGGCCAGCATTGAGGGAGAGcacctctgcctgcagcacagcccttacctgctTCGCCCTCTCTTCTTGCTGCATTAGCATGGCTGCCTGCTGCTGCGCCAGCTTCAGACGATCCTCCTCTGACAGAGCCGAGGGGTCCACACTCTGCATGCGGAGGGGGGGCCCCATGCCTGGGGGCGGCGGAGGGGGCCCCACGCCCATGGGGAAGTTGAGGCTGAtgccagggggaggaggagggggtggcgGGGGCTGCATGGGTGGCAtccccatggggggagggggcaaggggatCCCAGGGAGCTGTGATTGAGAGAAAAGATGAGGTCAGGACCAACACAGAGTGTGCAGGATCACAAAGCAATTCATAGGTTATTTATACCAAGAGCCATCGCCCGGCACGGAGGTGCTGGGCCCCACCGCAGAGGCAGCAGTAACAGCCCAAGAGCCACAAAGCAACACTGAGCACGCTTAGCATAGGAAGAGGAGGTAGCTCCTGGATCTCAGACACAGTTGGAGGGACTTAGGAAGGTAGAACAGCACTGCTCTTCATGGTGCTGGGGTTAGCAATAGCTCCTGGCAGGAAGTACCAAAGGATAGCAGTCACCTGAGAAGCTGGAGAGCCTCCTCCCAACATAGGAGAGCTACAGCGGGGCAGTCAGCCCCTAGGGAAGCCCCTGTGACCTAGCCAGGCCAGgattcctcctcccaaaccccccCTCACTTACCTGTCCAGGtatcgggggtggggtgggcttgTCACCATCATCTCCCCTAAGAGACGGCCTGCTAAGCACGATGCCAGTCTGCGGAGAGAGGACACAGTAAATGCGGCTGCAAAGCAGGTGAAAGCCTATCCACAGGGGAACCTCTCTCTGAGACTCCCACTGGCTTGCGCTGGGTCAGGAGAGGAACTCCAGGCTCTGGGGAGGCCAATTTACTACCACGGCAAGGAAGGACAGTAGTGTAGAGCTCTCCAAGCAAGATAGAACCTGGAGGTGCTGCACATACACCCCCACAACACAATACCAGAGTCTCCATAGCCAAGACAGAAAGCAGGATGGGGATATCAATGCCCACAGGGCATGTGGCTCAGAGATGGGGATAGAAGTAAGGCCACCCCCGGCAGCCCACACTAGCTTCCCCCCCAGGCTGCACTATAATTAACCTAATTACTATGAACACCAGCAGAGATACTGGGGTGGAGAGGTGAGGCCTGAGCAGAGCACTTGCCATTAACCCTCTGTTGTTGGGCAGGCAGGTGGGCTAGTCAGACCCTGCTGTATGTTGGGACAGGAAGGAATACAGGAGCCCAGATGAAACCTTAATGACCCTCACTAGGACAGAGCTCCCTACTGACATCCGAACAGCGCTGGCTAGGTCACTGGTGCTCCCACCTCCCGCCCAACATAGCCGTAGCACCCACATGTTCCAGTCCTAAGATAAAGATCATAAGTTTCCTTCCACAGGTCACTAGCACCCAAGATGGTTCAATCAGAGGATGGTCACAACCCAGCTTATTGTTCACTCTGAGTGATACCTCTCAGGCCCCATtaacatagtatctgagtgcctcccagTTGTTAATTTGTTTATCCTTACAGGTCCGGcagcactattatccccattatacagatgccAAACTGAGACCTAAAGAGGCTgggtgactcacccaaggtctcccaggggagtctgtggcagagcagggactagaacccaggtctcctgaatcccagctaGTGCACTAACCACTACACCAGCCTTCATCTTCTAACGCTGTTCATTTACTCTAACACCAGTGAATCCAGGCTAGTATCCTCCTGGTTCCTAGTCACTGTCACTAGTCACAAGGCTGTTGACTGTGGTTACTGCTCACACAGTGTAGCTGGCATGGTGTGCATGTGGCTATGGGGGCAATAAAGGTGGGAGCCCCCTACTGCATGCTCTATCATGCATGCTGGGGGGTGTGACACTACAGTACATGCCAGGCAATAAGGTTTCCCACTGCAGATTGCCAGCCCCAGTTTTTGGCCTCTGTATGAATCCCTTTCATATAGAGAAGCTGGGATGTGGGTGGCAGGCAGGGGcgaaagtaacttaagggacttaccaGTACTCCGGACAGTCAGCAGCAATTTAAatggcctggggctcccggccagcaCCGCCGCTCCCACAGCGGCAACCAGcgccccgggtcctttaaatcaccaccagagccctggggtagcggcagcaacttaaagggcccaggactccagcCACGCGGTAGCAGtagcagcagccaggagccccaggcctttttaAACTGCCAGGCCCCGGGGAAGCTGCCCCTTTTGGGCCCTTCATCAGCGGCCCTGCAGGTATGGTCAGCTGTGTACCAGCTCTTACCAGTATGCAGTAGCAGactgtaccagcttactttcacctctgctgtcAGGGGTCAAGCTAGGGCCCTGGGGAGGCGGTTTCTGATGGCAGAGCAAGTCCCTTGCCTCATGTGAGTAGTGCGTGTTTGGTGGTGTGTGTGCATGGGTAGAGGTTATTCCTCACCTGCAGCGTGTATGTCTGGAGCCTCTCCACCAGCTCCTCACGGCTACCTGGAAAACACAGATGAAGGGTCA carries:
- the SF3B2 gene encoding splicing factor 3B subunit 2 isoform X2, whose amino-acid sequence is MATEHPEPPKGELPLPAYGAWAPAELQAKLAEIGAPVQGSREELVERLQTYTLQTGIVLSRPSLRGDDGDKPTPPPIPGQLPGIPLPPPPMGMPPMQPPPPPPPPPGISLNFPMGVGPPPPPPGMGPPLRMQSVDPSALSEEDRLKLAQQQAAMLMQQEERAKQAAVLLEQERQKEMAKLAPPVPRPPLDVGPVRPIGPRPPMVPRGSAPVGPPLPGVPIGPPGPRPRGPPPPPGEEGRETDDSTIGPKIPQALEKILQLKEIRQEELITVPGTTDDDMETDLKTLISISASETEEDMALSKKERNRKRRNRKKKKKARVAAQGTEGKGEKESQRTEPKDTESVVEIEYVTEEPEIYDPNFIFFKRIFDAFKLTDDVKKDKEKEPDKADKPENAAAPKKKGFEEDRKGSDDDSSDDEQEKKPEAPKLSKKKLRRMNRFTVAELKQLVARPDVVEMHDVTAQDPKLLVHLKATRNSVPVPRHWCFKRKYLQGKRGIEKPPFELPDFIKRTGIQEMREALQEKEEQKTMKSKMREKVRPKMGKIDIDYQKLHDAFFKWQTKPKLTIHGDLYYEGKEFETRLKEKKPGDLSDELRIALGMPVGPNAHKVPPPWLIAMQRYGPPPSYPNLKIPGLNSPIPEGCSFGYHAGGWGKPPVDETGKPLYGDVFGTNASEFQTKAEEEEIDRTPWGELEPSDEESSEEEEEEESDEEKPDETGFITPADSGLITPGGFSSVPAGMETPELIELRKKKIEEAMDGSETPQLFTVLPEKRTATVGGAMMGSTHIYDMSTVMSRKGPVPEIQGVEVALAPEELELDPMAMTQKYEEHVREQQAQVEKEDFSDMVAEHAAKQKQKKRKAQPQDTRGGGKKYKEFKF
- the SF3B2 gene encoding splicing factor 3B subunit 2 isoform X1 codes for the protein MATEHPEPPKGELPLPAYGAWAPAELQAKLAEIGAPVQGSREELVERLQTYTLQTGIVLSRPSLRGDDGDKPTPPPIPGQLPGIPLPPPPMGMPPMQPPPPPPPPPGISLNFPMGVGPPPPPPGMGPPLRMQSVDPSALSEEDRLKLAQQQAAMLMQQEERAKQAAVLLEQERQKEMAKLAPPVPRPPLDVGPVRPIGPRPPMVPRGSAPVGPPLPGVPIGPPGPRPRGPPPPPGEEGRETDDSTIGPKIPQALEKILQLKEIRQEELITVPGTTVDDDMETDLKTLISISASETEEDMALSKKERNRKRRNRKKKKKARVAAQGTEGKGEKESQRTEPKDTESVVEIEYVTEEPEIYDPNFIFFKRIFDAFKLTDDVKKDKEKEPDKADKPENAAAPKKKGFEEDRKGSDDDSSDDEQEKKPEAPKLSKKKLRRMNRFTVAELKQLVARPDVVEMHDVTAQDPKLLVHLKATRNSVPVPRHWCFKRKYLQGKRGIEKPPFELPDFIKRTGIQEMREALQEKEEQKTMKSKMREKVRPKMGKIDIDYQKLHDAFFKWQTKPKLTIHGDLYYEGKEFETRLKEKKPGDLSDELRIALGMPVGPNAHKVPPPWLIAMQRYGPPPSYPNLKIPGLNSPIPEGCSFGYHAGGWGKPPVDETGKPLYGDVFGTNASEFQTKAEEEEIDRTPWGELEPSDEESSEEEEEEESDEEKPDETGFITPADSGLITPGGFSSVPAGMETPELIELRKKKIEEAMDGSETPQLFTVLPEKRTATVGGAMMGSTHIYDMSTVMSRKGPVPEIQGVEVALAPEELELDPMAMTQKYEEHVREQQAQVEKEDFSDMVAEHAAKQKQKKRKAQPQDTRGGGKKYKEFKF